In a genomic window of Pokkaliibacter sp. MBI-7:
- a CDS encoding replication-associated recombination protein A gives MSGDLFSQDEPQGWQPLASRMRPNRLADYVGQQHLLGEGKPLRMALDQGRLHSMILWGPPGVGKTTLAKLVAENASAHFVTLSAVLAGVKDIRDVVEMARQRQMQSGKKTLLFVDEVHRFNKSQQDAFLPHVEEGLLIFVGATTENPSFALNNALLSRARVYLLKSLTEDDLVLMLHQALTQAKGLADLQLQLSDQQLCKIAKAADGDGRTVLNLLELVSDIAELRADGSRVVNETALAEVLMQGGRRFDRQGDMFYDQISAFHKSVRGSSPDGALYWFARMLDGGCDPLYVARRLLAIASEDIGNADPRALQITLNAWDIFERVGPAEGERAIAQAAVYCACAPKSNAVYSAWKAAQQIVRETGSLEVPHHLRNAPTGLMQSLGYGAEYRYAHDEPDAYAAGEHYLPEEIFNQRFYQPTERGLERKIGEKLSYLRQLDELSDLKRYEEN, from the coding sequence ATGTCGGGAGACTTATTCAGTCAGGACGAGCCTCAAGGCTGGCAACCTCTTGCCAGCCGCATGCGGCCCAACCGGCTGGCCGACTATGTTGGCCAGCAGCATCTTCTTGGTGAAGGCAAGCCCTTACGTATGGCGCTTGATCAGGGCCGTCTGCATTCAATGATTTTGTGGGGGCCGCCGGGCGTGGGTAAAACCACCCTGGCAAAGCTGGTAGCGGAAAATGCCAGCGCCCACTTTGTTACATTGTCTGCAGTGCTGGCAGGCGTAAAGGATATACGCGATGTCGTAGAGATGGCTCGGCAGCGACAGATGCAAAGCGGCAAGAAAACCCTGCTGTTTGTTGATGAAGTACATCGTTTTAACAAATCCCAGCAGGATGCCTTTCTGCCTCACGTGGAAGAGGGCCTGCTGATCTTCGTGGGCGCTACTACCGAAAATCCCTCCTTTGCACTCAACAACGCTTTATTGTCCAGAGCACGCGTTTATCTGCTCAAGTCTCTGACGGAAGATGATCTGGTCCTGATGCTGCATCAGGCTTTAACGCAAGCGAAGGGACTGGCGGATCTTCAGCTACAGCTTTCTGATCAGCAACTGTGCAAGATTGCTAAAGCAGCTGATGGTGATGGGCGAACAGTGCTGAACCTGCTTGAACTGGTATCGGACATCGCCGAGCTGCGAGCAGATGGCAGTAGAGTTGTGAATGAAACAGCACTTGCTGAAGTGCTGATGCAGGGTGGCAGGCGTTTTGATCGACAGGGAGATATGTTCTACGACCAGATATCGGCTTTCCACAAGTCAGTTCGTGGGTCATCACCTGATGGCGCATTGTACTGGTTCGCACGGATGTTGGATGGTGGTTGTGACCCACTCTATGTTGCCCGTCGTTTATTGGCTATTGCTTCTGAAGACATCGGCAATGCCGACCCGCGGGCGCTACAGATTACTCTGAATGCCTGGGATATTTTCGAGCGAGTAGGCCCGGCTGAAGGCGAACGAGCTATCGCCCAGGCAGCGGTTTATTGTGCCTGTGCACCAAAAAGCAATGCGGTCTATTCCGCCTGGAAAGCAGCACAGCAAATCGTCAGGGAAACTGGCTCGCTGGAAGTTCCCCATCACTTGCGTAACGCTCCCACGGGGCTGATGCAATCGCTCGGCTATGGTGCTGAATATCGTTACGCCCACGATGAGCCGGACGCTTATGCTGCGGGCGAACATTACCTGCCTGAGGAAATATTTAATCAGCGCTTCTATCAACCTACCGAGCGCGGTTTGGAACGGAAGATTGGTGAAAAGCTCAGCTATCTTCGCCAGCTGGACGAACTGAGCGATTTAAAACGCTACGAGGAGAACTGA
- the lolA gene encoding outer membrane lipoprotein chaperone LolA yields the protein MKSLFQRLFGVALLTMSLAAQAAESPVEAFHRLLSMHQTLSADFVQVVVDANGRPLQQTTGKIDLKKPDLFRWETDEPFAQLLVSDGKHLWLYDKDLDQVTRQPLDRRATATPVLLLSNDVQAIEKSFDVQGRTDGSGLWFFLLKPKDKESLFTELRISFKDSHLMEMMFADTLAQQTRITFRNLEEDVLQPADLFTFTVPKGADLIEQN from the coding sequence ATGAAGTCCCTGTTTCAGCGCCTGTTCGGCGTTGCCTTGCTGACAATGAGCCTTGCAGCTCAGGCGGCAGAGAGCCCTGTTGAAGCATTTCATCGCCTTCTGAGCATGCATCAGACGTTGTCTGCTGATTTTGTCCAGGTGGTGGTCGATGCCAACGGTCGGCCGCTACAGCAGACTACTGGCAAGATTGATCTTAAGAAGCCAGATCTGTTCCGCTGGGAGACTGATGAGCCATTCGCCCAGTTGTTGGTGTCAGATGGCAAGCATCTCTGGTTATATGACAAAGACCTGGATCAGGTCACTCGTCAGCCACTGGATCGCCGGGCTACCGCAACGCCTGTCTTGCTCTTGAGTAACGATGTGCAGGCTATCGAGAAGTCCTTCGATGTGCAGGGACGTACTGATGGCTCTGGGCTATGGTTTTTCCTGTTGAAGCCAAAAGACAAAGAGAGCCTTTTCACTGAGCTGCGTATCAGTTTCAAGGACAGCCATCTGATGGAAATGATGTTTGCTGACACGCTGGCTCAGCAAACTCGCATCACCTTCCGTAATCTGGAGGAAGATGTACTGCAACCTGCTGACCTTTTTACCTTTACCGTACCTAAAGGTGCTGATCTCATAGAGCAAAACTGA
- a CDS encoding arginyltransferase has translation MQLERMRFYATPEHECSYLPGQHSKTLFVDPDLIITKDTYSSLSDLGFRRSGKHLYRPHCDHCSACISVRVPVNEFNPTKRQQRAYRKNSGLTAKVLNAQYSEEHYLLYQNYINGKHADGDMYPPSVEQYKSFLVDGRPETQFVEFRQGEQLIMVSVVDKLDHGLSAIYTFYDPESKASLGVYSILWQIERAKELNMPYVYLGYWIKSCRKMSYKLEYRPLQLLLDGQWLQCN, from the coding sequence ATGCAACTTGAACGAATGCGATTCTACGCCACGCCTGAGCACGAGTGCAGCTATCTACCAGGTCAGCACTCTAAAACGCTCTTTGTTGATCCTGATTTGATTATCACTAAAGATACTTATAGTTCTCTGTCAGATCTGGGATTTCGGCGTAGTGGCAAACATTTGTACAGGCCTCATTGCGACCATTGCAGTGCCTGTATCTCCGTCAGAGTCCCGGTCAATGAATTCAATCCAACCAAACGCCAGCAGCGCGCCTATCGCAAGAATTCAGGTTTAACTGCCAAAGTCTTAAATGCTCAATACAGCGAAGAACATTATTTACTGTACCAAAACTATATCAATGGCAAGCATGCAGATGGTGACATGTACCCCCCATCAGTGGAGCAGTATAAATCTTTCCTTGTTGATGGGCGTCCTGAAACTCAGTTCGTTGAATTCCGGCAGGGCGAACAGCTCATCATGGTTTCAGTAGTGGACAAGCTTGATCACGGCTTGTCGGCGATTTACACCTTCTATGATCCTGAAAGCAAAGCTAGCTTAGGTGTTTACTCCATCCTGTGGCAGATAGAAAGAGCCAAGGAACTGAACATGCCCTATGTTTACCTGGGATACTGGATCAAATCTTGTCGAAAAATGAGCTACAAGCTTGAATACCGCCCCTTGCAGCTTCTGCTGGATGGTCAGTGGCTGCAGTGCAATTGA
- the aat gene encoding leucyl/phenylalanyl-tRNA--protein transferase produces MLHWLDERLWFPPTTQAMRDPDGLLAAGGDLRPERLIYAYQRGIFPWYNDDSPILWWSPAPRFVLQPGQLYINRTLNKVIRNQPFTISINRAFPSVIRLCAETKREGQNGTWIHPEMVDAYCTLHQQGWSHSVEAWSGSQLVGGLYGMAIGRVFYGESMFSLQSNASKVAFALWAQLLFELGCELIDCQMKTEHMQKLGGQAITRKAFEALLISAKKEPSYLKQRLSPLNGITLLAQDLSNAT; encoded by the coding sequence ATGCTGCACTGGCTGGATGAAAGACTTTGGTTCCCTCCAACCACACAAGCAATGAGAGATCCCGATGGATTACTGGCAGCGGGAGGTGACCTCCGCCCTGAAAGATTGATCTATGCTTATCAACGCGGGATATTTCCTTGGTATAACGACGACTCGCCCATTCTATGGTGGAGTCCGGCGCCACGCTTCGTGCTTCAGCCCGGGCAACTGTACATTAACAGAACCCTGAATAAAGTCATCCGCAACCAGCCATTTACAATCAGCATAAATCGTGCCTTTCCGTCGGTGATAAGACTTTGTGCCGAAACAAAACGTGAAGGCCAGAATGGCACCTGGATCCACCCAGAAATGGTCGACGCGTATTGTACCCTGCACCAGCAGGGTTGGTCACATTCAGTAGAAGCATGGAGCGGAAGTCAGCTGGTTGGAGGCCTCTATGGCATGGCAATAGGCAGAGTATTCTATGGCGAGTCCATGTTCTCGCTACAGAGCAATGCCTCAAAAGTAGCTTTTGCTCTCTGGGCGCAACTTTTATTTGAACTGGGTTGTGAACTGATTGACTGTCAGATGAAAACAGAACATATGCAGAAACTTGGAGGGCAAGCAATTACCAGAAAAGCTTTTGAAGCGCTATTGATTTCAGCGAAGAAAGAGCCTAGTTACTTAAAACAAAGGCTATCGCCTTTGAATGGCATCACCCTCTTGGCGCAGGACCTCAGCAATGCAACTTGA
- a CDS encoding DNA translocase FtsK: protein MHTLSRERFVDTIVQLFKEGLILLAVGFSAFILLILLTFDPGDPGWSHLGWNPEIKNSGGIWGAWLADLMFSVVGVGAFMLPVLFSMKAYWVVKFWYRPSWYSLGILLIRLLGLICLVISASVLASFHLDPTTLHYPYTAGGLVGQNLAPYVLKALKLEGGSLVMTFVFFIGISLFTNLSLLQVAEWIGRQLCWIWDKTAAVRAERAEKNRRKDDFAPLPLVGESVSARGAKEDSRTATKSPARAGQQRIEPDFAEFLANARAQHKNTTADTSKKPAAPVDSMLSDASRMTDRTVTGQENIDRFSSQEQFKPGNANADRGSTDDDLPILDHVIEPHSSPSVHFQNDSAGEGRAEEHWTGAHQLEIDDDDLPWDEPSPVNPQGQPYGVQLNSADDEQHYHRDSQPAPVMKTGIEVQPLGKQMLPDEEDLDAPSRSVIPRRPALSALPSLDVLDPADENKGPGYSPERLQELSGLLESKLLDFGVKAQVVAVNPGPVITRFEVQPAPGVKASKITNLSRDLARSLAVMSVRVVEVIPGKSVIGLEIPNERRATVRLSEVLKADTYQQTKSPLPLALGHDIGGFPVVANLAKMPHLLVAGTTGSGKSVGVNAMILSLLFKCTPEQVRLIMVDPKMLELSIYDGIPHLLCPVITDMKEAAGALRWCVGEMERRYQLMASVGVRNLEGFNRKLEESAERGEYFPDPLWKAEQSFEPVAPNLEPLPYIVVIIDEFADMMMMVGKKVEELIARIAQKARAAGIHLILATQRPSVDVITGLIKANVPSRIAFQVSSKIDSRTILDQGGAESLLGNGDMLYMPVGTNLPTRVHGAFVDDDEVHRLVEEWKQRGTPDYIEDILNTPEEGSGPVDTGGNYEEEQDPLYDEAVAFVLETGRVSISSVQRKLKIGYNRAARMVEAMESAGLISAPNHNGTRDILAPNSTRDY, encoded by the coding sequence ATGCACACCCTCAGTCGGGAAAGGTTTGTTGATACAATTGTTCAGCTTTTCAAAGAAGGCCTGATCTTACTTGCTGTAGGTTTCAGTGCTTTTATTTTGCTCATATTGCTTACTTTTGATCCGGGTGATCCGGGTTGGAGTCACTTGGGCTGGAACCCTGAAATCAAGAACAGTGGTGGTATATGGGGCGCTTGGTTAGCTGATTTGATGTTTTCCGTCGTCGGCGTCGGTGCATTCATGCTGCCAGTGCTGTTTTCCATGAAAGCTTACTGGGTCGTGAAATTCTGGTACCGCCCCAGTTGGTATAGCTTGGGTATCCTGTTAATTCGTTTGTTAGGGCTGATTTGTCTCGTCATCAGTGCGTCTGTGCTGGCCAGTTTTCATCTTGATCCCACTACTCTGCATTATCCCTATACCGCCGGTGGCCTGGTGGGTCAAAACCTGGCGCCGTATGTACTGAAAGCGTTAAAGCTGGAGGGAGGGAGTCTGGTAATGACGTTTGTATTCTTTATCGGCATTTCGCTCTTTACCAATTTGTCGTTACTTCAGGTCGCTGAATGGATTGGTCGTCAGCTTTGCTGGATATGGGACAAGACAGCGGCGGTACGAGCTGAGCGAGCTGAAAAAAACAGAAGAAAAGACGACTTTGCTCCCTTGCCTCTGGTTGGTGAGTCAGTGTCTGCTCGTGGGGCTAAAGAAGACAGCCGCACTGCCACAAAGTCCCCAGCACGAGCAGGCCAACAGCGGATAGAGCCTGACTTTGCTGAGTTCCTGGCCAATGCCCGGGCACAACATAAAAATACCACTGCTGACACTAGTAAGAAGCCGGCTGCACCAGTAGATAGCATGCTGTCTGACGCCTCTCGCATGACTGATCGCACTGTTACCGGACAGGAGAACATCGACCGCTTCTCCAGCCAGGAGCAGTTCAAACCAGGCAACGCCAATGCTGACCGTGGTTCTACCGATGATGACCTGCCCATTCTTGATCATGTCATTGAGCCGCACTCCTCCCCATCCGTGCACTTTCAGAATGACTCAGCAGGGGAGGGGAGAGCAGAAGAGCATTGGACAGGAGCTCATCAGCTTGAAATTGACGATGATGATTTGCCATGGGATGAGCCATCCCCTGTCAATCCTCAAGGTCAGCCCTACGGTGTGCAGTTGAATTCAGCTGATGATGAACAGCATTACCATCGTGACAGCCAGCCTGCACCAGTGATGAAAACCGGTATTGAAGTTCAGCCATTGGGTAAACAGATGCTACCCGATGAGGAGGATCTGGACGCGCCTAGCCGCAGTGTCATCCCCCGCCGACCTGCATTGTCTGCTCTGCCTTCATTGGATGTGCTAGACCCTGCAGACGAAAATAAAGGGCCTGGATATAGCCCTGAGCGGCTGCAGGAACTGTCGGGCTTGCTTGAAAGCAAACTACTTGATTTTGGTGTAAAGGCGCAGGTCGTTGCGGTTAACCCTGGCCCAGTAATCACCCGGTTTGAAGTTCAGCCTGCCCCGGGCGTCAAAGCCAGCAAGATTACCAACCTGTCCAGAGATTTGGCGCGTTCACTGGCTGTGATGAGCGTTCGTGTCGTGGAGGTGATTCCGGGTAAATCCGTCATAGGATTGGAAATCCCTAATGAACGGCGCGCTACGGTTCGTCTCAGTGAGGTACTGAAAGCCGACACCTATCAACAGACCAAATCACCGTTGCCCCTTGCATTAGGACATGACATTGGTGGTTTCCCAGTAGTAGCTAACCTGGCAAAAATGCCTCACCTGCTGGTTGCTGGTACTACGGGGTCGGGTAAGTCTGTAGGTGTTAACGCCATGATTCTCAGCCTCCTGTTCAAGTGCACACCAGAGCAGGTGCGCTTGATCATGGTAGACCCCAAGATGCTGGAGTTGTCCATCTATGATGGTATTCCGCATTTGCTTTGTCCGGTCATCACCGACATGAAGGAGGCAGCAGGTGCACTGCGTTGGTGTGTCGGGGAGATGGAGCGCCGCTACCAGCTGATGGCATCGGTTGGCGTGCGTAACCTGGAAGGTTTCAATCGTAAGTTGGAAGAGTCTGCAGAGCGCGGGGAATATTTCCCTGACCCGTTGTGGAAAGCAGAGCAGTCCTTCGAGCCTGTTGCCCCCAATCTGGAGCCTTTGCCTTACATCGTAGTGATCATCGATGAGTTTGCCGACATGATGATGATGGTCGGTAAGAAGGTAGAGGAGCTGATCGCTCGCATTGCACAGAAAGCGCGTGCGGCAGGTATACACCTTATTCTGGCGACACAGCGCCCTTCAGTGGACGTAATTACTGGCTTGATCAAGGCGAACGTGCCTTCTCGAATCGCATTCCAGGTATCCTCCAAGATTGACTCCCGGACGATTCTTGATCAGGGCGGTGCAGAGTCCCTGTTGGGTAACGGCGATATGTTGTATATGCCTGTTGGCACAAACCTGCCTACACGTGTACATGGTGCCTTTGTGGATGATGACGAGGTGCATCGTCTGGTTGAAGAATGGAAGCAACGCGGAACTCCAGATTATATCGAAGATATACTCAACACACCGGAGGAAGGCAGCGGTCCCGTTGATACAGGCGGAAACTACGAGGAAGAACAGGACCCGTTATATGATGAGGCGGTTGCATTCGTACTGGAAACAGGCCGTGTATCCATCTCTTCGGTACAACGAAAGCTGAAGATCGGCTATAACCGGGCTGCACGTATGGTAGAAGCCATGGAGTCTGCCGGCCTGATCAGTGCCCCGAATCACAACGGCACACGTGACATTCTTGCTCCTAACTCAACGAGAGATTATTGA
- the crcB gene encoding fluoride efflux transporter CrcB, whose translation MQMLLFVACGGAVGALSRFALTSWLAPFFKPGMPWATFVINVCGSFLIGVSYILITEKGILPETWRPLIITGFLGALTTYSSFALETVALFERELPLHALLYMLSSVCCTVIAAALGIGLMRLVFNSL comes from the coding sequence ATGCAGATGCTTCTATTCGTTGCCTGTGGTGGTGCAGTGGGGGCCTTGTCCCGTTTTGCACTGACCAGTTGGCTGGCTCCCTTCTTCAAGCCAGGAATGCCATGGGCCACCTTCGTGATCAATGTCTGCGGCTCTTTTCTGATTGGTGTCAGCTATATTCTCATTACTGAAAAGGGCATACTCCCGGAAACTTGGCGGCCGCTGATCATTACCGGATTTTTGGGAGCGCTTACGACGTATTCTTCTTTTGCCCTGGAAACGGTGGCGTTATTTGAGCGTGAGTTGCCGCTTCATGCTCTGCTTTACATGTTATCCAGTGTATGCTGTACCGTCATCGCAGCTGCCCTTGGTATTGGGCTTATGCGCCTAGTCTTCAATTCACTCTGA
- the serS gene encoding serine--tRNA ligase, whose translation MLDPKLLRTQIEEVAKLLRKKGFELDIDAYNALEAARKEVQIKTEHLQNERNARSKAIGKAKASGEDIAPLMADVGRLGEELDQAKTALQEIQDKLDTFLLALPNLPDSSVPEGLSEDDNVVVRVWGEPTQFDYEPRDHVDVGQPLGLDFAMAAKLTGARFATLKGPLARMHRALIQFMLDTHTGEHGYSETYVPYMVNSDSLYGTGQLPKFAEDLFKLQGEQEYYLIPTAEVPLTNFARDEIINAAELPVRLTAHTPCFRSEAGAYGKDTRGMIRQHQFEKVEMVQMVEPGKSFEALEEMTGHAEKILQLLGLPYRVIILCGGDMTFGSAKTYDLEVWLPGQQKYREISSCSNMTDFQARRMQARWRNPETGKPELLHTLNGSGLAVGRTLVAILENYQQNDGSVVIPEVLQPYMGGLKVLSI comes from the coding sequence ATGCTTGATCCTAAACTCCTTCGTACCCAGATCGAAGAAGTCGCCAAGCTGCTTCGTAAGAAGGGCTTTGAACTCGATATTGATGCGTACAATGCGTTGGAAGCTGCTCGCAAAGAAGTACAGATCAAAACTGAGCATCTGCAGAATGAGCGTAATGCCCGTTCAAAGGCTATTGGTAAAGCTAAGGCCTCGGGTGAGGACATTGCTCCGTTGATGGCCGATGTAGGCCGCCTTGGTGAAGAACTCGACCAGGCTAAAACTGCGTTGCAGGAGATTCAGGACAAGCTGGATACTTTCCTGCTGGCTTTACCCAATCTGCCAGACAGCAGTGTTCCTGAAGGTTTGAGTGAAGACGATAACGTGGTAGTCCGCGTCTGGGGAGAGCCTACCCAGTTTGACTATGAGCCACGTGATCATGTTGATGTTGGCCAGCCATTAGGGCTCGATTTCGCCATGGCAGCGAAGCTGACCGGTGCACGTTTTGCCACCCTTAAAGGTCCGCTGGCCCGGATGCACCGTGCTTTGATTCAGTTCATGCTTGATACCCACACAGGCGAGCACGGGTACTCTGAGACCTATGTGCCCTACATGGTGAACTCCGATTCATTGTACGGAACAGGCCAACTGCCCAAGTTTGCCGAAGACCTGTTCAAACTGCAGGGCGAGCAGGAGTATTACCTGATTCCCACCGCAGAAGTACCGCTGACCAACTTTGCACGTGATGAAATCATCAATGCCGCAGAGCTGCCAGTGCGTCTGACTGCCCATACTCCTTGTTTCCGCAGTGAAGCGGGAGCCTATGGTAAGGACACACGTGGCATGATTCGCCAGCACCAGTTCGAGAAAGTGGAAATGGTGCAGATGGTCGAGCCTGGCAAATCCTTCGAAGCACTGGAGGAAATGACAGGGCATGCGGAGAAGATTCTGCAGCTGCTAGGTTTGCCCTACCGGGTCATCATCCTCTGTGGGGGAGACATGACTTTCGGGTCTGCGAAGACCTATGATCTGGAAGTCTGGCTACCTGGGCAGCAGAAGTATCGCGAGATCTCCTCCTGCTCCAATATGACTGACTTCCAGGCCCGTCGTATGCAGGCCCGCTGGCGCAATCCCGAAACTGGCAAACCCGAGCTGCTGCATACTCTGAATGGTTCAGGTTTGGCCGTTGGGCGAACGCTGGTGGCGATTCTGGAAAACTACCAGCAAAATGATGGCAGTGTCGTTATTCCAGAAGTGCTGCAACCCTATATGGGCGGTTTGAAAGTACTGAGTATCTGA